The following is a genomic window from Manihot esculenta cultivar AM560-2 chromosome 9, M.esculenta_v8, whole genome shotgun sequence.
TGGGACTAACCTATGTTAtagatgcggacaggaggggcacatggcacgtgagtgtcctactgcatCCTGGATGGCTCAGTTCCAGCAAGCAGCTCCAGGTAATGTggttcagccagcagctccagccttGTTTCAGgatagtggtcgaggcagaggaagaggggcagccttttcttcagcaggttcccgtggagaaggtccgtcagctccggctcggatcttcactcaaGCTCAGCAAGGACCGTATGATACTGATGttgtttgcatgcttgtgtgtgtgcttcagaggagtcaggatgcgaggtgctcgtcgatctgcggATTCGACcagagttccatctgagagggaaggtatggatacctttcccCCTGTTTTGCCGAGAGCACAGTCGTGTGGAGTctgcagatggggaacatcaagggaccctggaaggctTTTCGATgagagcagagaaggaatggtgcagaggagggatgtaggTCTGCAAGTGAACATGGATGAGGAAAGTATGGGAGGGTCTAAAGATGACGCGCAGACTAAGGATTCCAAGATttcaagttcaggagaagttgatccctccattctgagtacagctgccaagaGAGGTAATAGGCGGGGAAGAACCCCTAGACAGTGGGGCAGAACTAGGAAGGGTAGACTGTGGAAGAGGTTGAGGGATAGTCTAGGTTGTGGTgctggttcgagctctggttcagtTACTACTAATTGTATGAGGTGTGGAAGACCGCATAAGGGAGCCTGCCGCTATGGGACTAACCTATGTTAtagatgcggacaggaggggcacatggcacgtgagtgtcctactgcatCCTGGATGGCTCAGTTCCAGCAAGCAGCTCCAGGTAATGTggttcagccagcagctccagccttGTTTCAGgatagtggtcgaggcagaggaagaggggcagccttttcttcagcaggttcccgtggagaaggtccgtcagctccggctcggatcttcactcaaGCTCAGCAAGGGgcagacacatcaaacacagtgatgccaggtacgctcacttttgaatgttctgatgtgtatgtttttgtgaaccctggtgtttctctttctttagttgctctaggagccgttgaGGGGTTGAGTTGACAGcttctaggttagagtgtcctctttgggtcagtggcccAAGTGTaatccatctatggcagagtcagtctgccagttcagtTCAGTGCCtgtagagggtagatgccttccaccctaCCTTGAGGtcttagacttgactgtctggacgtcattcTAGGAATGGATTGGCTTTTCTACTTGTGATGCTACCGAGTCTGTGgagacaaagtagtcaggttcagaggacaggatgggtcagagatagtctgttgaggggacagtgcaggatgcctagaggtttgatgtcagcctgtcaggctcgtagggagcgtaggaggggttgtcagatggttctagctcttgtttgagagtttagtagtcaggtcagggaaccagcctcagtgttagAGAGAGAGTCCTAgctgtcttcccagacgagctgtcacgtttaccatctgtcagggagatagagttggagtaaaagtggtgtctggacgcagaaccatttctattcttccctacaggatggcacctgcagagttgagaGAGTTATAGGAACAGTgatgagacttggtagacaaggattttatccgacctagtacctcaccctggagtgttccagtatagttgcgggaaacgaaggatgaatccttgagactttgtatgcGATGGTAAGCTGTtggacaaagtcactaccagagTAGGTAATCTCTACCTTGGATCGAAGATCTACTGGATCAGCTAGCGAAAGCCGGTTGTTTCCTAGGATAGATCAAAGATTCGGGTTTAGATAGGGGAAGGCTAGAGCAAAGGATAGGTTAGTACAGAgtagaagagaagagtaagagtagAAAAGAAAgtagaagagaagagtaaaagcagagaaggaggaagaagGAAAGGACCAGAGTAGCGCAACAGAAGTCTGTGGAGTTCAGGAGTGAGTTTGACGTGTgacttgcttgcttgtttatttgttgttttaacattcgaggacgaatgtttttgtaaggggggtagaatgtaatacccggctagttcaggcatcggaattcctaccgtccggtggagtttcggatgtcgtagtgttctagaaggggtaaaacaaaggttttctaaaatgttttcgtatgattttatggttttaaatgaaaagagtatgagtttttaaaagaaaagaccaaggaggcatttgccaggttcgg
Proteins encoded in this region:
- the LOC122724567 gene encoding uncharacterized protein LOC122724567 — its product is MRGARRSADSTRVPSEREGMDTFPPVLPRAQSCGVCRWGTSRDPGRLFDESREGMVQRRDVGLQVNMDEESMGGSKDDAQTKDSKISSSGEVDPSILSTAAKRGNRRGRTPRQWGRTRKGRLWKRLRDSLGCGAGSSSGSVTTNCMRWGTSRDPGRLFDESREGMVQRRDVGLQVNMDEESMGGSKDDAQTKDSKISSSGEVDPSILSTAAKRGNRRGRTPRQWGRTRKGRLWKRLRDSLGCGAGSSSGSVTTNCMRCGRPHKGACRYGTNLCYRCGQEGHMARECPTASWMAQFQQAAPVALGAVEGLS